The genomic DNA CGGCTCCCGCCCCGTCCCCCGAGGCCGCTCCCCAAAGGCCAGGCCGGGACCGCTACTTCGACCTGTTGCGCTCCTTGGCGCTGGTCCGCGTGGTGGTGTACCACCTGTTCGGCTGGGCATGGCTGACCATCCTGTTCCCGTCCATGGGCGTGATGTTCGCGCTGGCGGGATCCCTGATGGCGCGCTCGCTCAAACGCCCGGCACCGAGCGTGATCAGGGGGCGGATCCGACGACTCCTGCCTCCCCTGTGGGCGTTCAGCGCGGTGCTGCTGACCCTGATGTTCGCGGGCGGCTGGAACCCGGCGAAGGACCCGGACCTCGGCGGCACCTGGGGTGTGGTCGAACTGTTCGACTATCTCGTCCCGGTCGGCGCCCCGCCCTACCCCTGGTCCCTCGGCTCCGATTCCGGGCTGCTGGAGAGCACCTGGGCGGAGCAGGCGGTGGGCCCGCTCTGGTACCTGCGCGCGTATCTGTGGTTCGTCGTCGCCTCCCCGCTGCTGCTGTGGGCGCTGCGCCGCGTGCCGTGGGCGACGCTGCTCGCCCCGCTCGCTCTGACCGCGGTGCTCGGCACGGGCCTGGTCACCATCCCCGGTGAAACGGGCAACGCGGTCACCGACTTCGCCGTGTACGGCGGCTGCTGGGTCCTGGGTCTGGCCCACCAGGAGGGGGTGCTCCGGCGGATCCCGCGCTATGCGGCGGTCTCCTGCGCCACCCTCCTGATGGCGTTCGGGCTGTGGTGGGCGTCCGGTCACCAGGGCCCCGAGGGCTGGGACCTGAACGACATCCCCCTGGCCCAGGCGACCTGGTCCTTCGGCTTCGTGGCGATCCTGCTCCAGTACTCCCCGTCGTGGCAGGAACTGCCGGGCCGGCTCGCCCGGTGGGACAGGCTGGTCACCCTGTCCAACAACCGCGCGGTCACGATCTACCTGTGGCACAACATGCTGATCATGGCCACGGGTCCGCTCATCGACCGGGCCTACGACCTTCCCTTCATGCAGAACGAGCAGGCGGTGGCCGCACTCGACTCGACCTACACGTTCTGGATGTTCGTGCTGGTCTGGCCACTGATCGGCCTCGCGATCCTCGCGTTCGGCTGGATCGAGGACATCGCGGCGAAACGCGGCCCACGGCTGTGGCCGAACGGGAAGAAGCGCGGCAGGCCCCGGGCCCGCCAGGTCTGACCCCCGGTCCGGGCGAGGAGGTCCCTGTCCCGCCCGGCCGGGCCGCCCGCCTTCGGTCGCCTCCGGTGACGGGCCGAACGGTGAAACCCAAGACGCGAGGCATCATGGCGGTCCGGGGGGGGGGGGGGGGGGCTGGGGTCGTTCGGCGCGTACGGGGTGGCGGCATGGGGGGGCGTATCGCTGGCCCTGATCACGGCCGTAGCGTGGAGTCATTGCGGGCCACGCAATGAATGCGGTGGCCGAGGTGCGCTGGTCCTCGGGCCGTTCGGCATCGTCTTCGGGATCCTGCTCGAAGGTTTTGCGCAAAGGAAACGGTGCTATCAGGGGCCGTCCGCCTTCATGTCGATTTTCCAGTCCGTCCTCGTGGGATCCGCCGTAGTTTTCGCGCGTTCGGTCTTCCTGGCCGAACCTCCCGTCGGATGGCGCGTTTTCATGGGTGCGCCGGCACTCCTTTCCGCCGGCGGGAGGCCTGGCTGATCGTCAACATGGTGAGGGTCGGCCTGCCGGAGTTGCGAGTCCAACCGCACTGTGTCGAGCCGCTGCGGAACGGGGCCATCGACGTAGTCGAAGGACTGGCCCGTAGTTGAGAACCGCACCGCGCCGAACGGAACGACCCGCGATGTAGGCCTCCTTGAGGCTGGTGGGGCGTGCCATGATTTTCGGATGGACGCTCTGGCATGGGTGTGCTTGTTTCTGGTTGCCTTCCCGGTCCCCTTCCTCTTCTGGTTCGGCTTGATACCGCTATGGGTCGACCGGCAGTTGAGACGGGTGGGCAGGGAAGTGCTGGGGCACTGCCGGACCGTTTCCACCTCGGAAGGGAGATATTCCACGAGCTTCGAATTCTCGACACAATCCGGGGATCGGATCATTTACATTTCCCCGCTCGCCGGCACCGTCTGGGGGACGCCCGGGGAAGAAGCTCTCAGCTACTGAGACCTCTGAACCCGCGGCGATCAGGGAATGGCCCTCAGGGAACGGCCCTCAGGACGCCTCCACCGCCGCCTTGATCCGCTGTCCGAACGCGTTCGCGTCCTTGCGGGCCGCGCCCAGGGCGAAGCCCACCAGGAGCTTGCCGACGCCGTGGCCTTCCAGGACGTTGAAGATCCGCACGCGGGTCGTGCCCGCGCCGGTGGACTCCAGGTCGTAGCCGCCCTCGTCCGCCGTGACGACGTTCTTCGAGATCTCCGTCCAGCGGATCCTGCGGGGCGCCTCGAACTCGGTGATCCGGAATTTCCGGCCCGTCTTCATACCGGCGTCCTTGACCGTGCTCGTGAAGACCGTGCCCACGGCGGTCGGGCCGTCCGGCGTCTTCGTGATCTCCTGCACCCGGGGGCTGAACTCGGGGTCGTTCCTGCCGTCGGCGAGGAAGGCGAAAACCTCCTCGACGGGGCGGCTGATCTCGACGGTTGCCTCGAACTGACCGGCCATGGTTCCTCCTGTGCTGTGACCGCTGGAGCTCCGGCTGAGGGCGCGCGAGTGTGCCGAGCACTTCAGATTACGGTCCCGGCGTCACCGGCGCGTCCTCACCGACGCCCCCGCTCCCGCGTGAGAGCAACGTTCCAACCCGGTCACCCACAGCCACAGCCCCGAAACGCGGTCTCCCTACCTTCGGGATCGTCACTCGTTGCGCGACACCGAGCACCGAGCACATAGCACCGAGCACGAGCACCGAGCCCCGGAGAACCGTGGAGGCGTCATGACAGCCCCGAGCACAGCCCCCGCAGCGAGTCCGCCGAGCAGGAAAGGCCGCTGGATCGAGGAGTGGGATCCGGAGGACGAGGCCTTCTGGGAGGAGAAGGGGGAGAAGACCGCGCGGCGGAATCTGCTCTTCTCCGTGCTGTCCGAGCACGTCGGGTTCTCCATCTGGACCCTGTGGTCCGTGATGGTGCTGTTCATGGGACCCGAGTACGGGCTCACCCCCGCCGACAAGTTCTTCATCGTGTCGATGGCGACGCTGGTCGGCGCGATCGTCCGCGTCCCCTACACCTTCGCCGTCGCCCTGTTCGGCGGGCGGAACTGGACCATCGTCTCCGCGAGCCTCCTGCTCATCCCCACCATCGCGGCCTTCGTGGTGATGGAGCCGGGCACCTCGTTCACCACCTTCCTGGTGTGCGCCATGCTCGCCGGTATCGGCGGCGGCAACTTCGCCTCCAGCATGACCAACATCAACGCCTTCTTCCCGCTCAGGAAGAAGGGATGGGCGCTCGGGCTCAACGCGGGCGGCGGCAACATCGGGGTGCCGGTGGTGCAGCTGGTCGGGCTCGCCGTCATCGGGGCCAGTGGCGGCCCGCGCGTACTGCTGGGCATCTACATCCCGTTCATCGTGCTCGCCGCCGGCCTCGCCGCCGTGAAGATGGACAACATCGCGTCCCTCAAGAACGACACCGGCGCGGCCCGGGAAGCCGTCAAGGACGCCCACACCTGGATCATGTCGTTCCTGTACGTCGGGACGTTCGGGTCCTTCATCGGGTACAGCTTCGCGTTCGGTCTCGTCCTGCAGACGCAGTTCGGCCGTACGCCGTTGCAGTCCGCGTACGTCACCTTCATCGGCCCGCTGCTGGGCTCCCTCATCCGGCCCGTGGGCGGCTGGCTCGCCGACCGCTACGGCGGCGCGAAGATCACGCTGTGGAACTTCGTCGGCATGGCGGCGGCCACCGGTGTCATCGTGATCGCGTCCATGCAGAAGTCGCTGCCGCTGTTCACCACCGCGTTCATCGCGCTGTTCGTGCTCAGCGGCCTCGGCAACGGGTCCACGTACAAGATGATTCCCGGGATCTTCCACGCCAAGGCCGTCGCCAAGGGACTCGAAGGGGAGGAGGCGGCCGCCTACGGACGCCGGCTGTCCGGCGCCTCCATGGGGCTCATCGGAGCCGTCGGCGCGCTCGGCGGGCTCGGCATCAACCTCGCCTTCCGGCAGTCGTTCCTGAGCGTGGGCTCCGGCACCGGCGCCTTCGTCTCCTTCCTCGCCTTCTACGCGGCCTGCTTCGCGGTCACCTGGGCCGTATACCTTCGCCGCCAGGCCGGGGCCGAAGCCCATGCCACCGCCGCCTCCGGGGCGAAGCCGCAGCTCAGCTATGTCGAGGTGTGACGTAACACCGCTGACATGAAGCCGAACCGAGCCTGTCACGCACCGTTGACAGGCTCGATCGGCACGTAAGCGCACCGACTCGAGCGGGACGAGAGCCAGACGCATGTACGACGAACAGCAGCTACCGGCTCAACAAGATCACGGACCGCTCGCCGGGTTCACCGTGGGCGTGACGGCCGCACGTCGGGCCGACGAGCTCGGCGCGCTGCTCCAGCGGCGCGGTGCCTCCGTCGTGCACGCCCCCGCCCTGCGGATCGTGCCGCTCGCCGACGACAGCGAACTGCTCGCCGCCACCAAGGGACTCATCGAACAGGCCCCGGACGTCGTGGTGGCGACGACCGCGATCGGGTTCCGGGGGTGGATCGAGGCCGCCGACGGGTGGGGTCTCGGCGAGGATCTGATCGAGCGGCTGCGGGGGGTCGAACTGCTGGCCCGCGGGCCCAAGGTCAAGGGCGCCGTACGCGCCGCGGGGCTGACGGAGGAGTGGTCGCCCTCCTCCGAGTCCATGGCCGAGGTGCTCGACCGGCTGCTCGAAGAAGGCGTCGACGGTCGCCGTGTCGCCATCCAGCTGCACGGCGAGCCGCTGCCCGGCTTCGTGGAGGCGCTGCGGGCCGGGGGAGCGGAGGTCGTCGGCGTACCCGTGTACCGGTGGATGCCGCCGGAGGACATCACGCCCGTCGACCGGCTGCTCGACGCGACCGTCACCCGAGGCCTCGACGCGATCACCTTCACCAGCGCGCCCGCCGCCGCGTCCCTGCTGTCCCGGGCGGAGGAGCGGGGGCTGCTGTCCGACGTCCTCGCCGCCCTCCACCACGACGTGCTGCCCGCCTGTGTCGGCCCGGTCACCGCGCTGCCGCTCCAGGCCCGGGGCGTCGACACCGTCCAGCCCGAACGCTTCCGGCTCGGCCCCCTCGTACAACTGCTGTGCAAGGAGCTGCCCGGGCGGGCCCGTACACTCCCCATCGCCGGCCACCGCGTCGAGATCCGCGGCCACGCGGTCATGGTCGACGGAGCGCTGCGGCCCGTACCGCCCGCCGGGATGTCCCTGCTGCGGGCCCTGGCGCGCCGGCCGGGCTGGGTGGTGGCGCGGGCCGAGCTGCTGCGGGCGCTGCCGGGGGCCGGCCGGGACGAGCACGCCGTCGAGACGGCGATGGCCCGGCTGCGCACGGCACTCGGCGCGCCCAAGCTGATCCAGACGGTGGTCAAACGCGGCTACCGGCTCGCCCTCGACCCGGCGGCGGACGCCAAGTACGCCGACGCGTGAGCCCTGCCGCGCAGGAACAGCGCGCGGACGAGGAGGGCCAGCGCGAGCGTGGACAGCAGCGCCCGTACGACGTTCCACGCCACCCACGGGCCCTCGAACCTCGCGCGTACGGCGGCCGGATCGGCGACCCCCGCCGGGGCGCCGGCGTGCGCGAGGTCGTTGTTGAGCGGGATGTTCACGACGACGGTGAACAGGAACACGAGCGCGTACGCGATGAGCGCCGCGAACACCCACCAGCGGCCCGGCGAGCCGCGCAACTGCCAGGCGGAGAGCGCCGAGAGCACGAGCGCGCCGAGGAAGCTCAGGAAGAACACCGGGTTCTGGATCACGTCGTTGATGTTCTGCATGACCTCGATGTAGACGCGGTCGTCGCTGCGGGCCAGGGCCGGCATCACGGCGCAGGCGAACACGTAGAAGACCCCGGCGATCAGGCCCGTCGCGACCGTGGCCGCACCCAGTACACCTCCGGCGGTCGTACGCCGCCCCGTGCTGTTCTGTGTCATGCCGGTAAGTCAACCGCCGTGGCCGCGCACGGGACATGGCTGAGGCGCGCGGACGCATAAGCGGGCGTCCACGCCGTCCATGACGTCTACAGCGGGGCCGCGACCGGGGCCGGTATCGGGGCTTCCGGTGGCGGGCGCGGGCGGGCACTGTAGGGAGTACGCACCCTGAGGCACCCCCGGGCGCCTTTCCTCCGGCTGATCTCACCGACCGCTCACTTCCGGCGGTAACCCCAAGGCGGTGACAGGCACATGGCATCGGGCACGGCCACGGCCTCGTACGAGCTGCGGTTCGACTCCGGGCGGATCTGCCTGGACCTGCTGGCGACCACGCACCCCGAGGAACGGCTCGACTCGGCGGACCGGCTGCGTGCGTGGGCCACCGGATCCGGGCTCGTACCACCGGGCACGCCACTGCCGGAGGCGGACGCCTCCTGGCCCGTCCGGTTCCGCGAACTGCGCGGACAGATCGGACAGTTGGTGCACGGGGAGCTGGAAGGGCGGCCGGTGGACGCGGCGTTGGCGCGCGTCAACGCGGTCGCGCTCGGTTCGCCGCCTCCGCTGTGCGCGGTGCGCGCGGACGACGGGGTGCTGGTACGGCGACTGCCGGCCGCGCCCGGGTGCGGGGAACTCCTCGCCGCGATCGCCCGCGACACGGTCGAGCTGCTCACGGACCCGGCCGCCCGGGCAAGCCTGCGCCACTGCGAAGGGGACAACTGCCCCCTCGTGTACCTCGATACGTCCCGTGGCCGACGCCGCCGCTGGTGCTCGAGCGAGACCTGCGGAAACCGCGAACGAGTGGCCCGCCACCGCCGCCGCGCGGCACTGGCCCGGGCCTAGGTGTATTGCCCGCGGGGCCGACACCGGCGTGAACACGTCCCGGCGGGCGGGGTTGGTGCCGGTGTGACGTCGCTCGCCGTCGATGAAGCCCAGGGCGCACGCGCGTACATAAGGTGCAACCTTGGGCAGTGTGCGCATCGGTGCATCCGCTCATGTGCCCCTGGAGGGCACGTGGTTGGGCGGCTTTCCGGACAGGCGGAGGGGCGCCGGCGGGCGTCGAGAAGGATCTTCTCGACAATTCCTCCACCGAAGTCAAGTCAAAAGTTCACACCATCATCGAGCCAAGCCTGAGAGTGAAATCTCCGTCGGCTGTGAAACGGGTCTCCCCTGGTGGGCGGCCGTATGTCCCCTTGGGGGCGAAATGCATGCCCCGTAGAGGCCCGTTCCACACCTGACCCAAGAAATTTCTGGTCTCACTTTGAACACGGGCGGGCCCGTCCGCGTACCCAGTGACGAGCGAATGACTGGGGGAACCCCCGGACACCGGAGGTGGGCGTGCGTAAGGATTCCGCCGTGGCTGATGAACGAAGGTCCAGGGCCCGACATCGCATGTCTCCGTCCTCTTCCTCTCCGTCTCCCGAGCCGGACGAGGAGCTGATGCGTGCGCTGTACCGGGAACACGCGGGTCCCCTCCTTGCTTATGTGTTGCGACTGGTTGCCGGAGACCGGCAGCGCGCCGAGGACGTTGTACAGGAAACACTCATCCGTGCCTGGAAGAACGCCGGCCAGCTCAATCGAGCGACCGGTTCGGTACGCCCCTGGCTGGTGACGGTCGCCCGGCGCATCGTC from Streptomyces avermitilis MA-4680 = NBRC 14893 includes the following:
- a CDS encoding CGNR zinc finger domain-containing protein, with the protein product MASGTATASYELRFDSGRICLDLLATTHPEERLDSADRLRAWATGSGLVPPGTPLPEADASWPVRFRELRGQIGQLVHGELEGRPVDAALARVNAVALGSPPPLCAVRADDGVLVRRLPAAPGCGELLAAIARDTVELLTDPAARASLRHCEGDNCPLVYLDTSRGRRRRWCSSETCGNRERVARHRRRAALARA
- a CDS encoding DUF1772 domain-containing protein, with the protein product MTQNSTGRRTTAGGVLGAATVATGLIAGVFYVFACAVMPALARSDDRVYIEVMQNINDVIQNPVFFLSFLGALVLSALSAWQLRGSPGRWWVFAALIAYALVFLFTVVVNIPLNNDLAHAGAPAGVADPAAVRARFEGPWVAWNVVRALLSTLALALLVRALFLRGRAHASAYLASAAGSRASR
- a CDS encoding SRPBCC family protein → MAGQFEATVEISRPVEEVFAFLADGRNDPEFSPRVQEITKTPDGPTAVGTVFTSTVKDAGMKTGRKFRITEFEAPRRIRWTEISKNVVTADEGGYDLESTGAGTTRVRIFNVLEGHGVGKLLVGFALGAARKDANAFGQRIKAAVEAS
- a CDS encoding sigma-70 family RNA polymerase sigma factor, which gives rise to MGVRKDSAVADERRSRARHRMSPSSSSPSPEPDEELMRALYREHAGPLLAYVLRLVAGDRQRAEDVVQETLIRAWKNAGQLNRATGSVRPWLVTVARRIVIDGHRSRQARPQEVDPSPLEVIPAEDEIDKALWLMTLSDALDDLTPAHREVLVETYFKGRTVNEAAETLGIPSGTVRSRVFYALRSMKLALEERGVTA
- a CDS encoding uroporphyrinogen-III synthase; protein product: MYDEQQLPAQQDHGPLAGFTVGVTAARRADELGALLQRRGASVVHAPALRIVPLADDSELLAATKGLIEQAPDVVVATTAIGFRGWIEAADGWGLGEDLIERLRGVELLARGPKVKGAVRAAGLTEEWSPSSESMAEVLDRLLEEGVDGRRVAIQLHGEPLPGFVEALRAGGAEVVGVPVYRWMPPEDITPVDRLLDATVTRGLDAITFTSAPAAASLLSRAEERGLLSDVLAALHHDVLPACVGPVTALPLQARGVDTVQPERFRLGPLVQLLCKELPGRARTLPIAGHRVEIRGHAVMVDGALRPVPPAGMSLLRALARRPGWVVARAELLRALPGAGRDEHAVETAMARLRTALGAPKLIQTVVKRGYRLALDPAADAKYADA
- a CDS encoding nitrate/nitrite transporter, which translates into the protein MTAPSTAPAASPPSRKGRWIEEWDPEDEAFWEEKGEKTARRNLLFSVLSEHVGFSIWTLWSVMVLFMGPEYGLTPADKFFIVSMATLVGAIVRVPYTFAVALFGGRNWTIVSASLLLIPTIAAFVVMEPGTSFTTFLVCAMLAGIGGGNFASSMTNINAFFPLRKKGWALGLNAGGGNIGVPVVQLVGLAVIGASGGPRVLLGIYIPFIVLAAGLAAVKMDNIASLKNDTGAAREAVKDAHTWIMSFLYVGTFGSFIGYSFAFGLVLQTQFGRTPLQSAYVTFIGPLLGSLIRPVGGWLADRYGGAKITLWNFVGMAAATGVIVIASMQKSLPLFTTAFIALFVLSGLGNGSTYKMIPGIFHAKAVAKGLEGEEAAAYGRRLSGASMGLIGAVGALGGLGINLAFRQSFLSVGSGTGAFVSFLAFYAACFAVTWAVYLRRQAGAEAHATAASGAKPQLSYVEV
- a CDS encoding acyltransferase family protein, which translates into the protein MTAHEYPATSASASVPASVPVPAPAPAPAPSPEAAPQRPGRDRYFDLLRSLALVRVVVYHLFGWAWLTILFPSMGVMFALAGSLMARSLKRPAPSVIRGRIRRLLPPLWAFSAVLLTLMFAGGWNPAKDPDLGGTWGVVELFDYLVPVGAPPYPWSLGSDSGLLESTWAEQAVGPLWYLRAYLWFVVASPLLLWALRRVPWATLLAPLALTAVLGTGLVTIPGETGNAVTDFAVYGGCWVLGLAHQEGVLRRIPRYAAVSCATLLMAFGLWWASGHQGPEGWDLNDIPLAQATWSFGFVAILLQYSPSWQELPGRLARWDRLVTLSNNRAVTIYLWHNMLIMATGPLIDRAYDLPFMQNEQAVAALDSTYTFWMFVLVWPLIGLAILAFGWIEDIAAKRGPRLWPNGKKRGRPRARQV